A section of the Rubritalea squalenifaciens DSM 18772 genome encodes:
- the tsaD gene encoding tRNA (adenosine(37)-N6)-threonylcarbamoyltransferase complex transferase subunit TsaD translates to MSHATILAIESSCDETAVAILRGNRLEAEILSSEISSQIDIHQEYGGVVPELASRNHSLALRPLVDKALAQAGIGLESIDAFAATAGPGLASSLLIGHTAAKAMAVASKKPFLSINHMEGHLLSPFIDSKQGIQENTSLVVSGGHTMIIQTHGYGNYALLGKTLDDAAGEAFDKVAKMIGLPYPGGPHIEKQAQSGSPDAYDFPRSMLKKPHLDFSFSGLKTAVLYTLSELNPVDGRPPEEAIPDICASFQAAVIEVLVKKTIKAAKQQNSKFITLSGGVSCNGALKNAFEEACVKNGIKLKVCSPAFTTDNAAMIAYVALHKHLNGEHSPFSCDVDPNMRLNTLVLRK, encoded by the coding sequence ATGAGTCACGCCACCATATTAGCCATCGAATCCAGCTGCGATGAGACCGCAGTCGCCATCCTGAGAGGAAACCGCCTAGAAGCTGAAATTCTCAGTTCAGAGATCAGCTCTCAAATTGATATTCACCAGGAATACGGTGGCGTCGTCCCTGAGCTCGCGTCTCGTAACCACTCTCTGGCACTACGCCCTCTCGTCGACAAAGCCCTCGCTCAAGCTGGCATTGGACTTGAGTCGATTGACGCCTTTGCTGCAACCGCTGGCCCAGGCTTAGCCTCTTCACTCCTCATCGGGCACACAGCAGCCAAAGCCATGGCAGTCGCCAGCAAGAAGCCATTCCTCTCGATCAATCACATGGAGGGACACCTCTTGTCTCCCTTCATCGACAGCAAGCAAGGCATTCAGGAAAACACCTCTCTGGTGGTTTCGGGCGGCCACACCATGATCATTCAAACTCATGGCTACGGCAACTACGCCCTTTTGGGCAAAACTTTAGACGATGCCGCTGGGGAAGCCTTCGACAAAGTAGCAAAAATGATCGGACTCCCCTACCCAGGAGGCCCACATATCGAGAAACAGGCTCAATCCGGCAGCCCTGACGCATATGACTTTCCGCGCTCTATGCTCAAGAAACCTCATCTGGACTTCTCCTTTTCGGGGCTTAAGACTGCTGTACTGTATACCCTTTCTGAGCTGAACCCCGTGGATGGCAGACCTCCAGAAGAAGCCATCCCTGACATCTGCGCCTCTTTTCAAGCCGCTGTCATCGAGGTTTTGGTCAAGAAGACTATCAAAGCAGCCAAGCAACAGAACTCGAAGTTCATTACACTCTCTGGAGGGGTATCCTGCAATGGGGCACTAAAAAACGCCTTCGAGGAAGCATGTGTCAAAAATGGCATTAAATTAAAAGTGTGCTCGCCAGCCTTCACCACAGATAACGCTGCAATGATTGCTTATGTGGCGCTCCACAAACACCTCAACGGCGAACACTCCCCATTTTCTTGCGACGTGGATCCCAACATGCGCCTAAATACTTTAGTTCTCAGAAAATAG
- a CDS encoding valine--tRNA ligase has product MSELPKAYEPQEVEINWYQKWLENKCFSADVNSSKEAYSIVIPPPNVTGILHLGHVLNNSIQDILARRARQQGKEVLWLPGTDHAGIATQTKVEKKVREEENTTRRELGREEFLKRVWDWKDKHGGIIIKQLKRLGCSCDWDRERFTMDEDYSEWVSKVFVDLFNEGLIYRGKRMVNWCPVSLTALSDEEVIPKPQRSKLYFMKYELVDSPGEFLEISTTRPETLMGDIAVAVNPKDERFAKYVGKNVRRPFPEAEIPVIADDHVDIEFGTGALKITPAHDKADFEIGERHNLEIIDILHPDGRINCPEVPELDGLDRFVARKKAAAKLEEMGLLIKVEEHENNVGYSERADVPIEPRISMQWFLKYPAVQEATDAVANGDITFRPERWNKIYAHWMNNLQDWCISRQLWWGHQIPVWYRKDKAFDLKEAESLDVKDTESGDIYVGTEPPADGDNWVRDEDVMDTWFSSWLWPFATMDEQTRAKFYPTTDLVTGPDIIFFWVARMIMAGYRFEGELPFKNVFFTSIIRDIQGRKMSKSLGNSPDPIDLMEKYGADGLRFGLMRIAPIGSDVKFDETMIEEGRNFANKLYNACRFRQMQGGEAADLVIDESLPVYHLDILAKLDELDEKLEKAYASYRFNDVTQHLYEFFWTEYCDKFLESAKFDFRSGDDAAKQKTLGVIDLVLSKYLAHLHPFMPHITEELSAKMGYVAEGEFLMTKALDHSNVLDGVSAEAITRAKEITAAVHETAGRLRNLKAEYQLAASKDVVFVIKPVADWVAAECDTLALLVGAKEMQLQADFDAPKGTPASVTPIGEVYMPLEGLIDMDAEKARLDKEIDKIAKEVEKSSKKLSNENFVARAKPEVVAVERERLQEWEAKLAQLKEMRLALA; this is encoded by the coding sequence ATGTCAGAGCTTCCAAAAGCATACGAACCGCAAGAGGTTGAGATTAATTGGTATCAAAAATGGTTGGAGAACAAATGTTTCTCCGCAGACGTGAATTCCTCAAAGGAAGCGTACTCCATCGTGATTCCGCCACCAAACGTCACTGGTATTCTCCATCTTGGCCACGTCTTGAATAACTCTATTCAGGATATTTTGGCGCGTCGTGCTCGTCAGCAGGGCAAAGAAGTTCTCTGGCTCCCGGGTACAGACCACGCAGGTATTGCTACCCAGACCAAGGTTGAAAAGAAAGTGCGTGAAGAGGAGAATACGACTCGCCGTGAACTTGGTCGCGAGGAATTTCTCAAGCGTGTCTGGGATTGGAAAGACAAGCATGGTGGCATCATTATCAAGCAGCTCAAGCGTCTCGGCTGTAGTTGTGATTGGGATCGTGAGCGTTTCACCATGGATGAAGATTACTCCGAGTGGGTATCCAAAGTATTTGTAGATCTATTCAATGAAGGTCTTATTTATCGTGGTAAGCGCATGGTGAACTGGTGCCCAGTATCATTGACCGCGCTTTCTGATGAAGAGGTCATCCCTAAGCCGCAGCGCTCCAAACTCTACTTCATGAAGTATGAGTTGGTGGACAGCCCGGGTGAATTTCTCGAGATTTCAACCACCCGTCCTGAGACCCTCATGGGGGACATCGCAGTGGCGGTGAATCCTAAGGATGAACGCTTTGCCAAGTATGTCGGGAAGAATGTACGCCGTCCATTCCCGGAAGCAGAAATCCCCGTGATTGCAGACGACCACGTAGACATCGAATTTGGTACTGGTGCGCTCAAGATTACTCCTGCGCACGACAAGGCTGACTTTGAGATCGGTGAACGACACAACCTCGAAATCATCGACATCCTTCATCCGGATGGCCGCATCAATTGCCCTGAGGTTCCTGAGCTAGATGGCCTCGACCGTTTCGTGGCTCGTAAGAAAGCCGCAGCTAAGCTGGAGGAAATGGGGCTGCTCATCAAGGTGGAGGAACACGAAAATAACGTGGGCTACTCCGAGCGCGCTGATGTGCCGATCGAGCCACGTATTTCCATGCAGTGGTTCCTTAAGTATCCTGCGGTGCAAGAGGCTACCGACGCTGTTGCCAATGGTGACATCACTTTCCGTCCTGAGCGCTGGAATAAGATCTACGCTCACTGGATGAACAATCTCCAGGACTGGTGTATCAGCCGCCAGCTTTGGTGGGGTCATCAGATTCCGGTATGGTACCGCAAGGACAAAGCTTTTGATCTCAAGGAGGCTGAATCTCTCGACGTCAAGGACACTGAATCCGGTGATATCTATGTAGGCACCGAGCCGCCGGCTGATGGCGATAACTGGGTACGCGATGAAGATGTGATGGACACTTGGTTTAGCTCCTGGCTCTGGCCTTTCGCCACCATGGACGAGCAGACTCGCGCCAAGTTCTACCCGACCACTGACCTCGTTACTGGTCCGGACATTATTTTCTTCTGGGTAGCTCGCATGATCATGGCTGGCTATCGTTTCGAAGGAGAGCTTCCGTTCAAGAATGTGTTCTTCACTTCTATTATCCGAGATATCCAGGGGCGCAAGATGTCCAAGTCTCTGGGTAATTCCCCAGATCCGATTGATCTGATGGAGAAGTACGGTGCAGACGGCCTTCGTTTCGGTCTAATGCGCATCGCTCCGATTGGCTCTGATGTGAAGTTCGATGAGACGATGATTGAAGAAGGGCGTAATTTCGCCAACAAGCTCTACAACGCCTGTCGCTTCCGTCAAATGCAGGGCGGGGAAGCCGCTGATCTCGTTATCGACGAAAGTCTGCCAGTTTATCACCTCGATATTCTTGCCAAGCTCGATGAGCTCGATGAGAAACTTGAGAAGGCCTATGCGAGCTATCGCTTCAATGATGTGACTCAGCATCTCTATGAGTTCTTCTGGACCGAGTACTGCGACAAGTTCCTTGAGTCTGCTAAGTTTGATTTCCGTTCCGGTGATGACGCCGCGAAGCAAAAGACTCTGGGTGTCATTGATCTCGTGCTTTCCAAGTATCTTGCTCATCTGCATCCGTTCATGCCTCATATTACGGAAGAGCTTTCGGCCAAGATGGGCTACGTGGCTGAAGGGGAGTTCCTGATGACTAAGGCTTTGGATCACAGTAATGTTCTTGATGGAGTCTCCGCCGAGGCGATCACACGCGCCAAGGAAATTACTGCTGCAGTTCATGAAACAGCTGGCCGCCTCCGTAATCTCAAGGCCGAGTATCAGCTCGCGGCGAGCAAGGACGTAGTATTTGTCATTAAGCCTGTGGCAGACTGGGTGGCCGCTGAGTGCGATACGCTCGCTTTACTTGTAGGTGCCAAGGAAATGCAACTTCAGGCTGATTTCGATGCGCCAAAGGGTACACCTGCATCAGTAACACCAATCGGTGAGGTGTATATGCCTCTCGAAGGTTTGATCGATATGGACGCTGAGAAGGCTCGCCTTGACAAGGAAATCGATAAGATTGCCAAAGAGGTTGAGAAGTCATCCAAAAAGCTTTCTAACGAAAACTTTGTAGCCCGTGCCAAGCCTGAGGTGGTTGCTGTCGAAAGAGAGCGACTTCAGGAGTGGGAGGCTAAGTTGGCTCAGCTCAAGGAGATGCGTTTAGCCCTTGCTTAA
- the lysS gene encoding lysine--tRNA ligase, which yields MSEQTTQPQSTEAELIAVRREKLEKLRELGIDPFGSKYEVSTTPGELKENFENDKPVKIAGRLLAIRDMGKSVFATIGDVHGRIQIYLNQKGISESEWAAWKLMDMGDWIGIEGETFTTGKGEPSVKVVKLTVLSKALRPMPDKWHGVSDRETKYRKRHLDLMSNQASADLFVKRSLMIAEIRAFLSQRGFLEVETPMLHDVAGGAAARPFNTHHNALDMPLTLRIAPELHLKRLLCGGFTKIFELNRNFRNEGISRRHNPEFTMLEAYWAFSDFEQMADLVEEMTCHLAEKFCGSLQIEHKNEEGETTRTIDLSRPWKRASYHDLIKEAAGDDWFNLTPDERRAKCADLGVEISANMEDYEVTQQVFEKLIEEHTFNPCFVTHVAKELIPLAKLNPENPEVIDVYELIINGQEISPGYSELNDPILQRQRFEEQAGGEAQKVDHDFVETMESGMPPAGGIGIGIDRLIMMLTGAPTIRDVVLFPQLKRKD from the coding sequence ATGAGCGAGCAGACAACTCAGCCACAATCCACCGAAGCAGAACTCATCGCTGTACGCCGTGAGAAACTCGAAAAGCTCCGTGAACTGGGCATTGACCCATTCGGCAGCAAATATGAAGTATCCACCACTCCTGGTGAACTCAAAGAGAATTTCGAGAATGATAAACCGGTGAAAATCGCTGGTCGCTTGCTTGCCATCCGAGACATGGGTAAATCCGTATTCGCCACGATCGGCGATGTCCACGGACGCATTCAGATTTATCTCAACCAAAAGGGAATCTCCGAGTCCGAATGGGCCGCTTGGAAGCTCATGGATATGGGTGACTGGATCGGGATTGAGGGTGAAACTTTCACTACGGGTAAAGGTGAACCTTCCGTCAAAGTAGTGAAGCTCACTGTCCTTTCCAAAGCTCTGCGACCCATGCCAGACAAATGGCACGGTGTTTCAGACCGTGAAACCAAATACCGTAAGCGCCATCTGGACCTCATGTCCAATCAGGCTAGTGCTGATCTTTTTGTGAAACGCTCCCTGATGATCGCGGAAATCCGCGCATTCCTCAGCCAGCGTGGCTTCCTTGAAGTGGAGACACCTATGCTACACGATGTGGCAGGCGGTGCAGCAGCTCGCCCCTTCAACACCCACCACAACGCATTGGACATGCCCCTCACTCTGCGCATTGCTCCAGAGCTGCACCTCAAACGCCTACTCTGCGGCGGTTTCACCAAAATCTTTGAACTCAACCGTAACTTCCGTAACGAAGGCATCTCCAGACGCCATAATCCGGAATTCACCATGCTTGAAGCCTACTGGGCATTCTCAGACTTCGAGCAAATGGCGGACTTGGTAGAAGAAATGACATGCCACCTGGCAGAGAAGTTCTGCGGCAGCCTTCAGATCGAACACAAAAACGAAGAAGGCGAGACCACCCGAACAATCGACCTTTCACGCCCTTGGAAGCGCGCTTCATACCACGACCTAATCAAGGAAGCTGCAGGAGATGACTGGTTCAACCTCACCCCTGATGAGCGCAGAGCTAAATGTGCCGACTTGGGAGTGGAGATTTCTGCCAACATGGAAGACTACGAAGTCACTCAGCAAGTTTTTGAAAAGCTCATTGAAGAACACACCTTCAACCCATGCTTTGTGACTCACGTTGCCAAAGAGCTCATCCCTCTCGCCAAACTCAACCCAGAGAATCCAGAAGTGATTGACGTCTACGAGCTCATCATCAACGGCCAAGAAATTTCACCCGGTTACTCCGAACTAAACGACCCAATCCTCCAGCGTCAGCGCTTTGAAGAGCAGGCTGGCGGCGAAGCTCAAAAGGTTGACCATGACTTTGTTGAGACCATGGAATCAGGCATGCCACCAGCTGGCGGTATAGGCATCGGTATCGACCGCCTCATCATGATGCTCACTGGTGCACCGACTATCCGTGACGTTGTCCTCTTCCCACAACTCAAGCGCAAGGACTGA
- a CDS encoding YbjN domain-containing protein encodes MKPPSLQLTSVSDAFNEQGWHHEQVAGREVITTAFEAHHTRVHLFAQVFTQLNALSVVGETSMDIDELRQPLLLELLHRANKQMNLGGLEYDLDRRRVVFRITNIFEREKYDADIVSTMVHCTIAEVDRITPYCSVIAQTPDDLLDDLNIERLLLRQDLLPPVPGDEEMPI; translated from the coding sequence ATGAAGCCACCATCACTACAGCTCACCTCCGTATCAGATGCCTTCAACGAGCAAGGCTGGCACCACGAACAAGTTGCCGGAAGAGAAGTGATCACCACAGCTTTTGAAGCCCACCACACTAGGGTTCATCTGTTTGCCCAGGTGTTTACCCAGCTCAACGCACTCAGCGTCGTGGGTGAAACCTCCATGGATATCGACGAGCTGCGTCAGCCATTGCTTCTTGAACTCTTGCACCGTGCCAATAAGCAAATGAATCTCGGTGGCTTAGAGTACGATCTGGACAGGAGACGTGTTGTATTCCGTATCACCAACATTTTTGAACGTGAGAAGTACGATGCAGATATTGTCTCCACCATGGTTCACTGCACGATCGCAGAAGTAGACAGAATTACCCCTTACTGCAGTGTCATCGCACAAACACCAGACGACCTCTTGGATGACTTGAACATCGAACGTCTTCTTCTTCGTCAGGATCTCCTTCCGCCCGTCCCGGGCGATGAAGAGATGCCCATCTAA